A stretch of DNA from Cryptomeria japonica chromosome 4, Sugi_1.0, whole genome shotgun sequence:
AAGCATCttccatgcatcaatcttcaccgaaatagtgtctcttgccaacaatctccccctttggcattgatggcaacactatgaaaaatgaattGTACACTCAAACCAAAATTTTAAACTCTCCAAGAGTCTACAAGCTCCCCTTGATAATTAGCACCATTTTTCACTTtactctttccccctttgacaacaatgccaaagataagaaTTCTCCAAAACTGATATACAGGGATATGTAGAATTGCTCACAAAAAATTGAATATGTCTACAAAAATTGTCCTAAGGGACAGCAAGTGTTTATCCCGTGCCTTCTTCAAACTCTCTAAAATGTTGATCCTCCCACTAAAAAGATAAGTAGAcatctcttctcctcttctctctacCAAAAAATTTGAATCCAGAGCATCCTTAGCATCTTGCATGTTGCTCATCAGAGAATCTATCaagggagtgataagactcctcactTCTTCCACTCTGCCCAAAACTCTTTCATTTTACTAAattaaactcttaatcttatctAATATACTCAAAACTTGTGGTTCAAAACTGCTAGTCGGGACTGATTGGAGTGCATATGATTGTTATATGCTAGTAACATGCCCTTCACATTCtttaattttcttgtcaatgtccatAGTGAACTTTGGCCAAatcagacatgacttgtatatccaACCACCTTCATCCAAGGCGTCTTCAATACTCTTCATAGCAGTTACTAAGGtcaccctatcatcttcaatcatcttcaaaaatgttttcaatctcatagcattaaactgaTTCAAAACTTTAGTATCAGTCgccttctccaaagactcaaaatgagaacctACATCATTTAGCATACTCTTAATCTTACCGTAGGGATCAAATGTGTCTGGTTTGAaggatggcaaaattttctccaggTCCATCTCCTGCCAATGTTATCAATACTTTGTCTGTTGAATGGGACTTAAGCAAGTCCTCACTAGCTTTTGCTTCGGCAAGAGTTGCTAACTTCAGTACTTGAATCAAAGACAAAGAGATCAGATCAATAGGCCCTTGACTAAATCATCAGAATTGGTAGCAATCTATTTACATTTATCAGTTACAAAGTCTCTTGCCACTGTCACTGGAACCTGATCTTCCTTCTtctctcctttctcattttctacaaCCTCTACAATCTCATCCTTTTCACCTTCCTCACCATCATCTTCACCCTTTTTTGTATCATTTGTCTCCTCAGTTTCTTTTTCTGATACAATTTCAATTACCGGAGGATCCTGTACAACTTCATCAGAGTCATTAACGTTGTCATCAACATGATTATCAATTGTGATCTATACCTTGGGTTGCACTTCCAGAATAGCTTTCTCAGATGATTGATCTTTTTGCTTGTCAGGAATAGCTTCATGCACTTCTGGAACATGTGTCATGAGATTGCTCTATCAGATTCACATCAATTCTATGATCTATCAAAACTTATCtcaaaattttctttgtctccTTAGTGACTTCATCTATTTTGTCGAGCATAAGCTTATTGACTCTCTTCTTACTTTATAatatttccttttaaatatttaatagtcTAACCACTTCAGTTTTAGAAATAATAGAGGATAGATTTACTAATACATACTCCTTTATCCTTTCATCCTCAAGACTTATTGTATGTATCCTTGCATCTAAAATGTCATATAGGCTTTTGGGAATCATGGATGATAATTCAATTAATGCCTTGCTATAAGCATCTATGTACTGAACAACTACTTCTTCTATATCTCTCTAGtccttatcatcaaaattttcataatatataggcacattcttcaaatttccatctttaataacTTCATCAATTAATTATTTCAAAGTCATTAGGGGCACAACTTCATAAGTACCTTCAATTTTACCGCGCTTCAGAGATTCGTCTATTTCAGATTTAGTTTCTTTCTCACTCTAGTTCTACCCGATGGATCAGCTTCTTCCCTTGGCTTCTTGGTTGGTTGGGCACAACCGAATTGAGGATTCTTCACCACTCTAGCATAAGTGgttgtcttcttcacctctttcGCTACTTCATCATATTCAGTCTCTATGTCCTCAATAGTGGTAGCACCATATTCTCTTTGGGgcttctcctttttcctcttctttgCTCCATCGGTTGATGTTGTTTGTGACTTGGGTGGAGGAACAGGCTTTTGCACACCGGAGGTAGGTGCAGACTGAGACTGTCTAGGCTTTGAtttcttgggaggagtggagacaGGTTTTGACATTTTGAGCTTTGCCATGTCCTCCTCCTTTAGtaattttttctctctttccctttcacagcttccttagatATACCCATTTGCTCTACTATCTCCTCAACCtcctttcttacttttcttttccttGTCAGTCCAGTAAATTTATCGTGCAAATCAAATCCTTTTTTTTGCATGTACTGAACCTTTCCTCCTTATCATCTATAGGTTgactcaataggtgttgagcatatgtgTCAAGTGTAtctgcatccacctcataccccatgtgCATGATCCAAATAGtcctaggctcaactgcctccatatgacattgatcCTTGTGAACCATGAAGCTgattgttttctcatatttctcaacaacATCCTTAGGGATCTTTTTTCTACTTTGcatcattgtttgaaatgatttgaaatatccccACAAAGAAGATTTATGTGCTACAATATCACCCAAACTATGCAAACCTTCCTTTATTTGAACTTCCActagtttatcataagcccattgaaccTTTCCAATACCGGGGATTTCATTCAAGAAGTACAATTCCAAACAAACAATTAGGGaaccaaatttgaatacatgtttcttatcttgctttattttcttcaGGTTGCTTAGTAGCTCACTAAGAAGTACTCCATGGAGATCATACATCTTGTCTTCCTTACGCATCTCATAGGCTGCAAATATAGCAGTACCGGATACTGAGTTCTTCCTACTGGATTGGTATACCTTATATCTCATCACCATCGAagaaaatctcacatcatgctctaTGATATCACTGATTGTCATCGATCGACGGTCATGCTGGGATCTGGTAACCTATGTTACCATTATATTCTGAACTTTCCTCAGACTGGGGATCTCACTGGCTGCATTCCAACAAGTAACTGCTTGAATGGCTTGCTTCGTGATCTTGTGAGGTCAGTCCAGCCATACAAACTCATCGTGGATTCAGCTCAAGATGTATCTCACCCATTCGGGTTCATCGAACACTGAAAAATGAATAAATTGGATAAAACCCTTGTCGTGCAATGACTTGAATTTTGGCTTCAGATTTCCCATTCCATCAATCATATGCTTGGTATACAGTGATAGCATGTCCGTATTTCCAAGATCTTCAATATTACAATGGATATATGCCAAATATTTTCATTATGAAATACGCCGTATGGGACAGAGGAAAAAGCAccttttggatcatcttcaatagatttgaaTAGATGTCGCTTGAATACAGGCCTTGCTCTCTCAGTAATATCAGCCACCAATGGGGTCGCAACACCAAAtacagatgccatttcaaaattgGGGTATGAATAGATAGCTTGTAatcagataaataccttttcaattttAATCGAATGCTAGGAATCGCTGAGTGATCACTTCAATCTTTTCTATGACTAATCATTCTCATTTGCcttgctcttcttctctttctcttcatttgcaatgtgaagaatgaatgattggAATGCCCTTTTATCCatcaaaaacctaactttaagttgtaataaatgcacaaccctaaaggcttttCAGATACCTTGCATCCTTGAATTCACTCACCGGAATCTCAAACCACCATGAAATCTTTCAGATATCAACTGCATAACATATttccatcatctgcaaccatcctcGATCGGTTATAGATCTCCAACAGGGAGGGGGGGGTTTAAATATTTTCATGATAAGCTTTCCCCCTAAGGCCGaaatgccttagttatcggatgaggttccaacaccggatTCAAGTGTGGAGCCATTATGCATATTtgatcttccttcttaacccacatcttcctatgtttatctttgatctcttccattttagcttttcccttttcatctgattaaTTCTTGCTTATCAGACTATTGttgctcatgttcttgcttctacaatattttgcaatgtgaccggatttgttgcatgcatagaaaacaacatttctctgcataggcttgaaattcatttgatttgatctcatcctacattggctaaaaatgtgtccaaacattccacatgcataacatctcttattctgaaaattgttcaccattatgtacatatttgacttatgaccaaagttgttgcatatgaaacattgatcggtaaaggtaggaccattattcatcttatttttgcattgacttgccatatgactgaattttccacaaacaaaatatttaccattgaatttataggcattaggttgtcttattgaagatttcttgttcttctaatGATTGCTTTATCCAgaactggaggattctcctttctcatatccaagtccttgcatgtctttcccatgtctctgactttccaacatctcatctaaCTGGGACGAGctagatttgaatttttctttgtactcattagcaatagaaagctcatctctcagaattatgatctgcctttcaagttcttgtccatcattctccgtttgcaccaattcaagcttcaactgatcattctcatagttcagtCTACAACaatcatcagatctatccttcaatgactaagTCAAATTTTCTcaattcttcttccggtcttcaatctcctttgtcaacttcttcacaatggattgcatctcattttcaacACTACATTATCTCTAgctagcttctcacattcatctgtcttgtcttgtagggcttgatttcaatgtgttgggactcattaaaaattgagtcaattttagacgcccatttcaaaattttgctctgcatttccaaatgggtcagtttgaatggcctagttagagagagggcaaaatggagccggttgattttcaaagggtaaggcttgggaaacatgtcctacacctttcatttggcctattcagtgatgtgaaactttcaaaattcaatttggataagtttatcaggtacccattttgaggggtgagttgaaagtgcattttaggcacaaatgcagattttactaagtagcctactttgggtgtttatatcttttgccctgttgattgtcatgatcaaattcaaaattaattgaattctatgcataaaagtgagtcAACATGataaatttcaagtcttcatgaatccatttgctcagtttaccaagctcgaactgtttgcagtttgaatgttttgacaagtccctgtttcagcgcctagtcggagccctattttgcataggtgtaaaagttgcctcagtgagtgttatgccagaatgtttgttctaggctattgttggtataaatgatgagtcatgtttcaaatttcaaacctttgccaatccgtttgatcggttttcaaaagggtctattgagccatcttttcagttatccgtacttttgttgccgcatcagttaaagtagccattttcatgagcgcaccatttgtacTCAGTCACACTTttgatcaaactaagaattcaaatatttaatatgtacttcaaggtacctgtgtttcaaatttgagggtctacggaggtcatttgataattttaagaaaggcatcatgtgttcccagaacattgacttcatcaggtccgcagtgtcgacaaagccagttggtcattttcaaaaattaatatctcttcactcaggactcgtcttgaaaaaccgtttggtagagttcatccttgtatatcaaagtacacgcctatcagatggcgaggtccagaaaggtgttttgaccggtctgaaaattatgtcttcgcgattaaatgtgaaaatgtggtgcaagtgcctgaaagttgtgaaactcagtttgatgatctgaaaaatgatgtcgatcatttccaaaggtatgtTCAAGGTGTCTAAGGCATTtcagaggttagttgcatgaaaatgaaaaaaaaattagtcagacccactttggggcccgacctggctcatgcctgtgccgtattattttattggtgactttgttcactgagagattttcagaatatctaaatatggattgtaATCATGAGACATGTCATTAGAAATTTTTGAATAAATGTGTAATTAACTAGTCTGGCCATGCCCCTCCATTCACATTTCTCCAGTATGAATTCAGTAGGAACAACAATGAAAGTAAGATGGATTAGTGCAGATAATAGAACACAATATGTTCAATTATGGAATGATCAAACATACTGAATCCACAAAGGGAAATTAGAAGGCGTAgccatttttttttttggcaaatgcCTTGGCATCTTAAAGCAAATTCCATGACTTCTCCAGCAGCCTCTCCACATGAAACATTATCAGGCATAAACTCCAAGGTAAATTGCATTAGCAACAAATGTTATTGGCAAGTGATAGGCAAGCCTCCTCCTCTCTGCTATGGCGTGGATCCTCAGGCAACATGATGAAAGGCATTTAAAACCTCTTAATACAAATGCATTGGTAGCTGGTAAAGACTTGGAAAAGTTCCAAACAAATGAAAGTAGAAGCTGGAGCATGGAAATGGAAAGGGGCAATGTTGAAAACAATAGAAAATGCAATCAGCAGCTTTAAAAACTTTAAACAATGGCATTATGGCAGGTGTGAAGCCCAAGCATAACCCCCAATGCAATGAAGGTAAAGGCAGCATTTAAACTTCAGCAAATGAAGTCTCAGACCAAGTGTAAACAGCAATAAAGAAGGCTTAAAATTTAACCAATGCACATTGGCTGGTGTAAGGTAATCCCTTCTATTCGTGGTGGttgaaaagatttaaaaaatcttcAAACAAATGCATGTGGCATGTGAAAATGCCAAAGTTCTCTGTTGTGGCTGGAAAGGGGCAACATTAAAAACTTAAAACAAATGCTAGAATCTCTAGCAAATCCCATTTGGTGTGACGAATGAGAAGGGAATTAAAATCTTTTAAAGGAAAGGTAAATGGTAGGTGCACAATCCCAATCTCCTCCCACGGAGAAAGCAGAAAGGCATTCAAAACTTTCAATCAAATTAAAAAGCAGCCATTAAAATTCTcagaaaaagcttcaaaatgcacAGTCCCAAGAAAATGTATTTATCTCACATTCGTTGGGCAAAGGAATATTATGGTGTTTAAATGAAAGGCTTCacccattcatagtgtcaaagctttgggGTTTTGACACAAGGTGTTGGTTGTGCACCCAGGTCGACCCCACGTGCGTGGGCATGCTTCTCAAGGTGACTAAGGAGGCTGACAAATGGCAacaagtggaccccacacaggcatgGATCCTAAGGCAGGTAAATTTTTTAGAGGAAGAGTAGATTAACCAGCGAGCATGTTGAGGAGATCGGACGGTGCACGTGGATTCGCGAAAGAAAGATGATCGCCAATTAAggtctgcaaaatagcgaaaaaaCATGTGCGAAAAACCAAAGTTAAAGACCATGCATGTTCCAGAGGTCTAGCTCGCGGGTCCCAGTGACATGGCAGTGACATGGCACACAGGTGGCTGACACGTGGAGATGACGTGGCAATGAGCAAGCAGGCGCCCAGTGGATCCTATCGATGAATCAGAGGTTGCCACATGGCAGCGCGTCAGGCAAAAATCAGAggcaaaaatggatgaaaaatcaaatttaaatgtatagtgCAAACTATGTAAGAATTTcggaaaatttaaatgatggatccatgttcagaattaattcgcccagacgtccatttttgctcaaaatgccaagtatcatatatcaccggaaagctctcaagATAAGGAATCCAATCAAGTAGTTATTTTCAACAAATTTTGGATATATTGGGAGCGATTTCCATGGGAAAGATGAAGGaagtgaaattcagttggaaaaagagacacttgacaaattttgatgaaacctaatctttttccctctccttcttattccaattttcttctcattgtaagggttccagaaatttggagaatggttccatattttcatggtttccaattctgagttctcttcaagattgtacagggcagggcttttctttcagtaatggagttatTTTCTTATTGTAGGTGTTTTCTGTTGCAGAgttatatgtatgtaaggcatgcataaattcacacaaaattgtctctgaatgtatatttctttgttacaaatgaAGTCCTCAAGGAGGCTGaggtttgtcatctcaaggagattgttgtgattgtttgcaagcattcttcaaggaagaatttaaattctgtaataaatcatagataatgggatatattttcaagattttgatgattttgtgagtgagctgagtaatgcatttttgtaaggcattaatgcagggatatttaatgatgaaggtggatctgcagtagaagttttcatttacaatttgATGTATGACCCTGTTACCCTTGGATAAGGCACCGGTCTTGcaattctggggattctcagagatcttgaaatataaaatcagaatatctttctttgttttatgttctgtgggaatgtttcatccatctcatgcttcaacttagttgagatgtcaatgtgggtctagcccatctacagtaacctcctagttgttaagcccttgtgagatctatctgctttattgatgttgtcataggtgtgtaataggtttaattttaagcatcaaaggtatacccgcctaggttttgcagagcctgaagagtagaaggattcatatccttgtcatgttgtccaagccatgaggttcttcatagattgaattggctatttcatagatcaattgcaggtgtacttgggttaatcaactTTGATGAACAAcacaatgctttgttcttctttttccttgagtttgtccatcagctcctttctcttttctctggaAGTGCTCACTTGATCATTCAATGTCTCAATGACCTCTTCAGCTGCATTCAGGTTTCTTTTTAGGGAGCTTACTTCTTTTCTTATTGCATCAAGATCTTtgagtgccacactaagttgtctctacaaAATGGAGTCCATTGATCCAATCTTttgaatcttcctcaagatgttaggcttcttaCAAGGAActcagctttgataccaattgttggaatcaatgagcactaagagggggggggtgaatcgatgttttataatttacaaacttattaagttgattcttaaaccattGGATGCATAATATTGAAAGTAAAGCACAGAAAAATAAAGTTTGAGTTTTGAGTGTTAAAGAAGATTGCAAGACATGATTGTTCTATAGGTGTGTAGTTTATCTCAAATACCACTAAAGTACGATTGATATAGGAGGCATAAGCATAAGTGGTGATACAAGGTACTCCTTATGTTTATCAAAAGatttttgacataggcaatcccactAGAATTTTGTGTCCTTGCAAGGCAAGTGAGCAAACGGTTGGtatttatctactagttgggcaATGAAACGGTGGATACCTTGAAGCTTTCCTTGTAGATTGCATAACTCCTTGATGTTTCTAGGAGGATGCATTTCAAGTATAGCTTTCACTTTTCTAGGATTGACCTCAATGCCTCGTCTTGATATAATGAATCCTACAAGTTTGTCAGAggtgaccccaaagacacatttctaaGGATTATGTCATACTTTATAATGCTCAATTCTCTCAAAAATATTTGTAAGTACAGTGATGTGTCCCACTCTAGtctttgattttcccaagaggttatctacataatcttccatgatatcaCGAAGAAGGTCATGAAAGATAGAAatcattgcacgttgatatgtagccctaggatttttcaatccaaaaggcatgactagatAACAGAATGTTCCATACGGTGTTTTAATggctattttatgttgatcttcgggtgaaattttaatttggttgtactcagagaatccatccataagtgagaGCACCTCATGACATATTGTGAGGTCAAAAATGATGTTTATGTTTAACAATGGGATGTGATCTTTAGGACATgatttattaagatctctaaagtatGTACAAATGTGAATGCCCCTAGATAGTTTGCCAAttggtacaatgttagagacccattctAGATAGTCAATAAGACGTATGAAGCCTACATCCAGTCATTTTTGAAGTTCTTCTTTGACCAAAAGAGCTATTTGTGGATGAATTTTCCTTAACTTTTGCTTAATTGGCTTTGCATTAGGGTAAAATGCAAGATGTTGTACcacaagatcaagatctagtccTCGCATATCaatataagaccatgcaaaatatTGTTTAACACTTTGGAGAAATATTGTCGTATTTGTCTTCTCTTGGTTACTAAGTGATTTGGAAATGAATGTAATCTTAGTATTTTTAGAGGTGCCCAAGTTAACTTCTATagtttcttcaatgagaattgaGGATATTTCTTGTTGTGGAGGTACTATGAGAGGCAAGTCAACTTCCTCATATTCTAGCACCCAATTcaagttttcactagaagatatgCCTTTTGTTTTCACTTTTTCTATGTCTGATAGCACCTCATTGAGTTTTTCATTTGggggtttttttatttttatgaggaAAGGGATGAATACATGAATagataaataaaacaaaaatacaAGATTTACCTTGTCTTTTATCTTCTCATCTCATGGATTGAGCGGAAGTAGATGCACCCATGTCTACTTAATTTTATCCTTTTAATGTTGCAGTTGGATGGAATGTGGTTACTCAAACTAGCAAAATGATGTTAGGATGAAGATACATTGGAATCAAAATGGGCAACATAAGTATATTAAGAAGGTAGATGATCAAAATGAGAGAAAaagcctcaatttatagatttttcatgagGAAAAATAATTTCCAAGATTAAAAGATAAATGGATGTTTAGAATTCAATGGGAGTGTGATCCTAGATATGAAGGCTTAACCTTGCGACAAGTGCCACAAAGAGAAGTGAAGTGTAAGGCTAAGTGTGATCACACATGTCTGAACACACATGGAGAAGCTCATGAAAGAGACATGTCTACGACATGTGTGAGAGATAGGTTGACTTGTGAAAGTGACATGTGTAAAAGTTacatgtgtaagaggtagggtGGATTTGAGGTGATCTCTCATACTCACAAATGTGTGATCAAGAGGAGGGTAGGAACACTTTTCACATGATGGCAAGTTTAGATCTTGACCCATGTAAATGGATTTAAGGGCTAGGATTGAGTGGACAAGGATTGAGGTGAGGTGGAATTAAATAATAGGTAAAATGGTAATGAGGTTTAATTagcttaaatcaattaattatatattaattaattgatttagttggAGGGTAATGGGATAAGGTTatgcataattaaataaataagaatttatttaattaaaaggtgaGGGATAAAGGTGAaggttaaacttaattaaataaacataaatttatttaattaagtttaaggggtaaagataaaggattaattcaatatgttataaatatttatttaattggctagaatgggatAAGGACAAGTGTGGTTAGCAATGGACAAATTTTGGTGTCTACACATTTAATGCATTGCATGAGTTTAATGAACACATATTTCTAGGCTACTTTAGTGTACTTGATCCCTTGATTTGATCAATTCACTAAATTGGGGGTAAAATATAGTGTTACAAATTGTACCCAATGCATTTCTAGAGCTTATGCATTAGGCccgatgcatttatgacaaaattcATGATCAAAATTTAATTAGTCTGACATTATAGATTTCAAATGTGAAGCGCTAACAGCCCTTGTCCGAAATTAGGATCGATTTGGTTAGACAAGAGCATGATGCGCAGATGTCTTGAAAAGATTCTAGATTTAAATAGGTATAATCTGCATCAGGATTCTTTTTGTGTGTGTCCCTTTTCTTGGGCGCATTCGAAATGGATATTCCCACCCATTCTGAGCAACAAAACTCCTCTTTCTCATTCCTTTTTTTAACATCTTCTTCTTGGATCTCTTTCTCTCACACTCATAATGAAACTCTATCAAAATCTGATTCCAAGATCATAGTAGCCAAGTCTTCTCTTACTTGTATTCACACCATCACCTCAAGAGAGGGGTCTTTTCTACGTAACGCTTTTCTTTCTCTCTTACCTCTCCTATCTATTAGTTTACAATATAATCTCATTTTATCTAATCTCTAAATGTATTTATCATGTATTTGTATTTAATCATTTATCTCTTGTAATAGGGGTTTTACTCCATTAAGCAGGATTTGTTTCTATTACACAAtctattttatctttttatccaatctatctatctagttgtctGTGGAGAATGAAACAccgaaataggggtttgactaaggcaaacctttATACAACCTCAAAATTTCCTCGTTTGAGTGTGTGCAGGTGGCAAATAGGTCCATGGAGTGCAGGATTCTTTCTAGCATGGTTTCTTGTGCTTTTATATTCTCTAGTCATACAAATGACAATGTGCCATTCAAATGTCCCTATGGCTCACTAGTGTTTGAGATCGAGGCTTCACTAATTTAGTAGTAAAAATTGTATTTTGTAAGTTTTATATTTTTGTGATCAGGATATTGTCATCATTTTGTGTATTTTCATTATTCTACATTTTCTATTTACAAGTATATTTTAGTCTAGTTGGATTTATTTATCTTGTATTGATCTTCTTAGCTCACTAGAGCGCCAGTTAAGTGAGGTAGTGAAGGACAATTTTTTCCTTGAGATCCAATCATCTCAAGGGTAACAAATCCCCTCCTCTATAGGAGGCCATACATATGCCCTATCTTAAGATGTCAATATATCTATGTATTCATATCTTAAGGTAGAAAGAGAACTACaccaaggataaacaccttcacaACCAAGGAGATATTCATAACAAAAATGCATGCACTCCAAGCAAGAAAGAGGATACCACTCTTTAAAgtgaggaagagatagttgtaagaGAGATATATTGCAACAAATTTAAAGAGATCCTTTTCAAGGATACAAAACTAACAAAGGAGGGGGGAGAGATATTTTCCTCAAGATATCTATCTCCAAGAGGAGATCTTTAACAAAGATAACATTTTCAACtccaagaaaagggaaggaaaacaTGGATACGCATCCACCCTATTGTTAGGAAAGGGGATTCTCGATGAAGAATTGCACACTTTCAATACCAAGGAGAGATTATTTATAAAGACAAACACTTTAAAGCAAGGAAGAGGTTCTAATCAAGGATACACAGCTCCAAGAAAGGCTAAAATCCTCATGAAGGAcaaacaattctatgcaagaaaggatatccttATGAAAGATGAAAATCAACAAATAAAAATTGAATCCATAGGAAGAAGGAAATTATTGAAAGATAATTTTTGACCCCAACGATTGCACTTAAAATTATACTACCATGAATCACAAAGAGCCCCCCAAAATGATAAGCTACTAAATGTCACATAaagaggagcaacataatagggccAAGGAGTATTAAGGCAATAGACTTGCATATTCAGATTGAGAAAAAGAATGAGATTGGGTGTAATATGAATATGAGCTCTATCGTAtaaatcttgaacaaattattta
This window harbors:
- the LOC131875169 gene encoding uncharacterized protein LOC131875169; this encodes MAKLKMSKPVSTPPKKSKPRQSQSAPTSGVQKPVPPPKSQTTSTDGAKKRKKEKPQREYGATTIEDIETEYDEVAKEVKKTTTYARVVKNPQFGCAQPTKKPREEADPSGRTRSNLMTHVPEVHEAIPDKQKDQSSEKAILEVQPKDPPVIEIVSEKETEETNDTKKGEDDGEEGEKDEIVEVVENEKGEKKEDQVPVTVARDFVTDKCK